Proteins from one Argopecten irradians isolate NY chromosome 15, Ai_NY, whole genome shotgun sequence genomic window:
- the LOC138309096 gene encoding tribbles homolog 2-like has translation MSLTGSRPRLSIPSHGPRKKDYYDTNSNIGVQGALSPDLQPSQPLFPEKYEQSNVSKIGKYLLLDQIEGDIYKAVNWQTKDEYVCKIFPINRYREELETYWQVDCHPNISSISEITLGETKAYVFFERHYGDLHSYVRQKKRLKEEEASRLFEQISDAVYHCHENGIVLRDLKLRKFVFKNPERTQLRLDGLEDACVLEDEADDRLADKHGCPAYVSPEILHTSDTYSGRSADIWSLGVMLYTMLVGRYPFHDSEPSALFGKIRRGQFTVPQMLSSKAKCLIKSLLRREPTERLTAGEVLQHPWVQGTLPIGFMTIVDHKNLDQAVPNVILHEPEEDFFV, from the exons ATGAGCCTTACAGGAAGCCGGCCCAGACTTAGTATACCGAGTCATGGGCCACGAAAGAAAGACTATTATGATACAAACTCGAACATAGGGGTACAAGGGGCTCTAAGCCCAGATCTCCAACCTTCACAACCCCTCTTTCCAGAGAAATATGAGCAATCAAATGTTTCcaaaattggaaaatatttattattggaCCAAATTGAAGGGGATATTTACAAAGCTGTGAATTGGCAAACCAAGGATGAATATGTCTGCAAG ATTTTCCCGATCAATCGATACCGGGAGGAGCTTGAAACGTACTGGCAGGTGGACTGTCACCCCAACATCAGCAGCATCAGCGAGATAACGCTGGGCGAGACTAAAGCATATGTGTTTTTTGAGCGCCATTACGGCGACTTACACTCATATGTGCGCCAGAAGAAGCGTCTGAAGGAAGAAGAAGCTAGTCGTTTGTTTGAACAGATCTCCGACGCCGTGTATCACTGTCACGAAAATGGAATCGTGCTACGAGACCTGAAACTTCGCAAGTTTGTTTTCAAAAACCCAGAAAG AACTCAGTTGCGATTGGATGGTTTAGAAGATGCATGTGTGTTAGAGGACGAAGCTGACGATCGACTGGCAGACAAACATGGCTGTCCGGCCTACGTCAGTCCAGAGATCCTACACACTAGCGACACCTACTCTGGGCGATCGGCCGACATTTGGAGTCTCGGAGTGATGCTCTACACAATGTTGGTGGGACGTTACCCGTTTCACGATTCAGAGCCGAGCGCTTTATTTGGAAAAATACGACGAGGACAGTTTACTGTTCCTCAAATGTTGTCATCCAAAGCAAAATGTCTGATAAAAAGTCTGCTGCGAAGGGAGCCGACAGAACGTCTGACGGCAGGGGAAGTGTTACAGCACCCTTGGGTGCAAGGGACCCTGCCCATAGGGTTTATGACCATCGTCGACCATAAGAACTTGGACCAGGCAGTCCCTAATGTTATTTTACATGAACCTGAAGAGGACTTCTTTGTGTAA